Part of the Quercus lobata isolate SW786 chromosome 6, ValleyOak3.0 Primary Assembly, whole genome shotgun sequence genome, CCAAATAGGAATGATCAAACTTGTGGGGACAATTTTTGCCTAGACCAAGTGTTGCACTTGTAGTCATTTTTGGCTTggagagtcccacattggaagaAAAGCCTTCATCTTCATGCCATATAAGGGATGACCAATGGTGATAGAGTACCACTAGTTTGGATCCTTTTATTGTGGGGACAATTTTTGCCTAGACCAAGTGTTGCACTTGTAGTCATTTTTGGCTTGGAGAGTCCTACATTGGAAGGAAAGGTACTAGTGGTACTCTATCACCATTGGTTAACCAAACTAGTGGTACTCTATCACCATTGGTCATCCCTTATATGGCATGAAAAGGAAGGCTTtccttccaatgtgggactctccAAGCCAAAAATGACTACAAGTGCAACACTTGGTCTAGGCAAAAATTGTCCCCACAATAAAAGGATCCAAACTAGTGGTACTCTATCACCATTGGTCATCCCTTATATGGCATGAAGAGGAAGGCTTtccttccaatgtgggactctccAAGCCAAAAATAACTACAAGTGCAACACTTGGTCTAGGCAAAAATTGTCCCCACAAAActcattccatatctcatattaagaaattaacacaaaacacaaagagcatttttaaatataaaaatagataaacacttataaagtctaaactctaaacaattagaacttaaaataattttttattaaattatttactaatttataatttattattactatttatttaataatttagttttaattattttgaaaattttgagcttACATATGAATTTTCATCAAGCCGTGCATCACACATGAATAatactagtgtgtgtgtgtgtatatatatatatatatagagagagagagagagagagagagagagagagagagagagagagagagagagagagagagagagagtggggATGAGAGGATGGCCCTTTGGTTTAAATGTGGCTCCATCTCTGCCTATCTTGTCAATATCTTCCACTAGAATTTCAAGAACTAATGAGAATATgcatattcatttttttttttaataaaaaaaagtggcaCAAATTATACGTAAATATGTATAAATGAAAACAATGCAGACCTCGTGATTATGTCCGATTATATCCTCTCTATTTCAACTCTCCCTTTCacaattaaggttttttttactcatatttaataatatatattatcatgtcatttaaaattttaaaatggtttgaCATCatataaaaacttttatttatagtatcTAATATAAAACATGAGAGGTGAATTTTAAGTGGAAATGATCATTTTTCCAAATTATACAAGCAATAATAtgattcttggtttttttttttttttttgtttgtgtgtgtttgtgtggaGCTAGTGTCAAAGACTTCCACCATGCATGGACATCCTTTGCCAAACCAAAGTGcatgatctttttcttttctttttttattttttatttttttgggtctcCTCTTTTATATGACTggattttattgaacaaaaacaGCAAGGAATGCAAACTACAGAAAACCAAAAACACCGACCACATTAAAAAAACTACAACACTAGGACACAACTATAGAACAaataagtttctcaaaaaaaaaaaaaaaaactatagaacAACTAAAGAATGATAAGTCAAAACCCCAActatatacaaacaaaatattGCGACTACTTGAGCAACACATCTAAAGGGAATCTCCAATGATCTTGCTTTCAATACCTAAAACAAAATGATTATAAGAATCTTTCAGGAATTTAATATGTTTAATTAAGCATTGATCTGAATAATTAGAATTTTCTTAATTCCAACTTCAGAAAGTATTGCAATTCCAAAAGTGAAACCTAAGTGTTAATGATTAATTGCACCAAAAAGACAGAAAATGTTAAAGAAACTGAAAGATAACTAATATTTAAGATATGGGCATAAAGCTGCTTGTAGTGCAATTAcaccttctcattttttttgtcCAGTGATCTTGAAAATCTCCTTATAATCCTTATGCATTATCTGGGTGTAATAGAATAACTAAAATATAGAGCATGCAAATGATTACAAAGATCCTCTGAATCACTTCGTAGATTATTGTTTCATTTTTGGGTTGCAAAGCGTGGAGATAGTATACAACTTATTGTCCTaccccctcaaaaaaagaaaaaaaaaaaaaagaaaaattattgtccTAAGTAAGAAAGACTCAAAATCATTGTcagctttttattttgtacctAAAATTAactggaaaataaaaataaattaaatattcatCCCCACCTCCTGGATCACTTTCTCCAGAAAAAagtaatagtaaaataataactAACTTGCCAGTATATATGAAGCGTAGTTTCGTGGCAGCTAGCCCATTCAAGAAAGATTCAtatctttgaaaatattttctttcccATCTAAGATCTGGTAACCAgttacttttcttcttttagctAGCCAGCCAAGTAAAACATGGCTTAcaacaaagagaagaaaattctCATAAGGGAATTCAATGAAGATAGAGATATTGAAGTGGTAGGGAAGCTTGAGAGAAACTGTGAGATAGGGTCTAAAAAGGGGGTCTCCATTTTCACTTACATGATTGATCATGACCCTTTATGTAGGATTAGGTTCTTTCCCCTTCATGTCATACTGGTGGGTGTGACTTTTTCTCTCATATATCTTTGTCAAATCACAAACATTgaaatatatcatatattatattttagacATTAACTCTTTCTTATCTCACATTCAATGCCAAATCCAAACATTGAAccatatcatatatataacatttataCATTATTACATCTTTTCTTATCTcacattcaattattatttttctaaaagaTGTCTCCATTTCTTGGTGCTACTTTTTCTATAAGGAATCCTTTTGTCCCTCTAAGACAATATTATAGATGTAGACTACTAATGTATATTTGTTGAAACGGCCTACAGGTAGCTGAGCTGCTTGAAAATGGGGAGCTTGTTGGTGTGGTTCGTGGTTGCATTAGGGATATGGGGACTGGTTTTAGGGAAGCACAAGTGAAGATGGGTTGCATACTAGGCCTTCGAGTCTCTCCTACACACCGGTAATATATATAGTTCTCACTTTCAAGGATATTTTTCTAGACTAAATAATCAATGCTTTTGATGATTGTAATTAATAACATACTAAATATTATTACTATAAGACTTGAATAATGCAATATGCATGATTTTCATCATGGAAAAATAGACAGCAGATCAATTAGAAAGCAAAATGATGCGAACAGAAGGCTAGCTGCAGTTACTGATATATATAACTCTTgcttcaatcattttttatatcACGAGTTATAAAAGGAGTACAAATAGTAGAAATGATACTTTATTTCAAATTGGTGCTTACTGTTGTTACTGTAATACCGATGACTTTTAGATCAAATGATATACTTATCCATCTGTCGTAAATATATATAGTGCAATAGATGAGTGTTGGTATAATGGGGGATGATCATATCCCATGGCAATAAAGCACCCCTCATACTAGATTTCTTACTTCGTTCTTCTACAAAGTCATGATAACTTCCCatgtagtttgtttgtttgttattattattattttttaaatgaataaatatatatgactattcCAAAGAGTAAGAGATCTATATTTGTCCTTAGGGTTACAAACCTTTAAGTAGGTGCAATCCTTCCTGAATGGGTAAAAAGTGTCTATAAATAGACTTCAAGTTATGAGTCCATTTCATCAGTGTTCCTCTCAGTTTTTAGAGAAACTCTATTAAAATGATCTCCACCCTTCACTAGGACCAATAGTATATAGGGGCGTGAGTTAATTAtttactgataaaaaaaaaaaatttcttgttgACAAACactaatttttatatgtttggTCTCATGAAGACGGATGGGAATCGGATTGAAACTTGTCAACTCAGTTGAAGAATGGCTGCTGAGAAATGGAGCTGAGTACACATTCTTTGCCACTGAGAAGAACAATACTGCCTCTATAAATCTCTTCACTCTCAAATGCAATTACATCAACCTTAGCTCATTAGTCATCTTTGCTCAACCAGTTTGTTCTCCTGCACAGATTCTGTCCCAAGATATAAAGATAGAGAAGTTGCACGTAGACCAGGCAATTTCCTTTTACAAAAAGAGGCTAGGTGACAAAGAGGTATATCCAACTGATATTGAAGCAATTTTGAAGGAAAAGCTTAGTCTTGGCACATGGGTATGCTACTTCAACAAAGAGGGATGGATTAACTTACACAGCAAGGAAAAGAATGAAGACATTACTAAAACCTCAAGCTCTTGGATAATTTTTAGCATATGGAATACTTGTGAAGCTTACAAGCTCCAAATAAGAAAGTCACATCCACTAAGGTCTTTTCATGAAACTCTAAGCCATGCAAGAGAGAAATTTTCCCTTTGCCTTAAAAGGCCAAATAGTGACACACTGCCAAAATCCATtggttttctatttctttatggGCTTCTTGGAGAGGGAGAGAAGCTTGGCGAGCTCATGAAATTTGTATGGAGTTTTGCATCAAAAGTGTGTCAAAAGGTGAAGGATTGTAAAGTAATTGTAACTGAGCTAGGGGTCACGGATCCTCTCATTAAGCATGTGCCCCAAGAAACCTCTATGTCACGTATCAATGATCTTTGGTATGCCAAAAAAATGATGTTCCAAGATGACATGGTGGGAGTAATGCTGCCCAAGGAGCCACTAGGGAATGTATTTGTTGATCCAAGAGATTTCTAGGCCTATTCAGCACTCTAGCTCATATGCCACACACAAAGCCATGAAGTTGATCAATACCATTGTTAATTAGGAAATCCTGCGGGTCCCATATCATGCTTTTGATCAACGATCTCTGgttgttgaagaagatgaaagtcCCGATGAAGAAATGAAGACACAAATGAATCAATGATGACTAGACCAGCATGGGAACTGTGGCTTTAGTGATACAATGAAACCCTAGAGATAAACGATCATTGTTAATGAAAAATGTAACCTTCCATGGTCAGTATACCTTAACTGGTGCACCTTTAATTTTAGTGTTACTGCATGCTGAAAGtaaatgtgtttttattttattttattttttgaaagtgCCAATGTCAATGTCaatgaaaaatgtttaaatttgtgTTCGTTGAAAGTGGCCATTTCACTTAAAATGAAGTCAATTTCAAGGTTAAGATTTTATTATGAGTATATACAATATTATGTTATTTACAATTATTAATGTACGGTGTACGGCTATAGGCCCACTTATCTCGAGCCCAGGCAATATAGGTCTATGATTATTACCAAGCCTAGGCCCAACGTCATGACCGGCCCATTATTCATAAGCTCTGCATGCAAACACAACCCGTGTATAGAATGGTCGATAGTTCTCCCTATGATGGGCGGCAATACCTCGACAGCCTGGGAGTGCCCTGGGGAATCACGCTACCGAGCAATTTTTGGAGGCTAGCACCAATTCCAATGTCGTCAACCCCCTTTCCAATAGAGCATATTCCTTGTTAGGAATAATTAATTTAGGTCCCACCCACACGATTGGAACTAGAGGGTAATCATGACTCCTCCATTATCCTTAAGCTATaaataagaggaagaaagaggaaAGGGGGTTGAACATTTTGgagggagaaaagagagagaaaagagggagagagcaAATTAGTAACTAGGAAAGCTTAAAGAGGGAATAAGTGAGGTTAGGTTGAGGGGTAATTCCTTCTTGAAGCTCGCTCGAGAGTTATCCATAGTAGGAAACCTATTACCCACTGTATAAGTAAATTGTGAACCCAAACACTAGGCTTAGTTCAGTGTGGAAATTTGGGCAcgtacaattggcgtcgtctgtgagAATCTCTTACATAGCTGTAGTTCTGCCAAGGTTTAAGTGAGGAAGATGTTTGAACAGCACTTAGTGAGTTATGCCGCTAGCGGGTCTAGAGGGTCTTCTTAGGGTTCCAGCTGGCGAGAAATGAGGATCGAAGGCATGAATAAAGTCAGGAACATTTTGGTCTAGGGGAGGGATTATCCTAGATGTACCTATTAATGTCGGAGGTTCCCAAACACAAGCATCGTGATAGGAGGGATCAAGAGCTAGAACGCTTGTGTAGAATGGTGAGGGACTTGGAGTTAGAAGTACGAAGTAGGCATCAACGAAGAAACCATGATAAGCATGCTGAAGGGTCTGTAAGTGTGGGGGGCAGTCATGGAGAAGCATCCCGTTGGTCTAGTTCTCGTCGGTCTAGAGATCATTCTCGGGATTACGTCAACAGAGACTCGGTTTTCCCTGAGGGGCAGTGGCCCTGGAATGCCGTGCTGGACGCTATGAGCCGGGCGTTACATAGAGCTGCGCAGTCACTGTTCTCAGAAGAGATCGAATGAGCATTGATGCCGAGAAGATTTACCAGACCCCCATTTATTTCTTATGATGGGAAAACAAACCCtgtagaacatgtaatccattGTATCCATATGATGTCCTTGCATAATCATAATGATGCGTTGATGTGTAGGGTGTTTCCCTCTAGTCTCAAGCCCATTGctttgaggtggttcaacgggtTAAGGAAGGGCTTGATTC contains:
- the LOC115993979 gene encoding probable N-acetyltransferase HLS1-like, translating into MAYNKEKKILIREFNEDRDIEVVGKLERNCEIGSKKGVSIFTYMIDHDPLCRIRFFPLHVILVAELLENGELVGVVRGCIRDMGTGFREAQVKMGCILGLRVSPTHRRMGIGLKLVNSVEEWLLRNGAEYTFFATEKNNTASINLFTLKCNYINLSSLVIFAQPVCSPAQILSQDIKIEKLHVDQAISFYKKRLGDKEVYPTDIEAILKEKLSLGTWVCYFNKEGWINLHSKEKNEDITKTSSSWIIFSIWNTCEAYKLQIRKSHPLRSFHETLSHAREKFSLCLKRPNSDTLPKSIGFLFLYGLLGEGEKLGELMKFVWSFASKVCQKVKDCKVIVTELGVTDPLIKHVPQETSMSRINDLWYAKKMMFQDDMVGVMLPKEPLGNVFVDPRDF